The DNA region CGTCGCGCCCGAAGGCATGGAGCGCATCTTCGGGTCGGGATATTCGGGATTCTATCGCATTCGCGCAGCGATCCTCGCCTATGCCGAGCTGGCGCTCGAGATATCGATGATCCTCGGGGCGACGTCCAACCGCGAAAATGACGGGAAGGGCATCTCCGACGAGACCCTCGAATGGATCTCGTGCAACGTCGAGGCAGAGTGGTTTGTCGGGCTGATCGCGAGGCTGTCGGCCGCCGAGCCCGGGGATGTCGAGCGCTTCATCCGATTTTTCTGCGTTGATTTCCGGCAATCGCCAGCGCGCCACAACGGCGGGGATGGCCTGTTCCCGCCCTTCGCGCGCTTCGAGAAGAGCTACGTCTTCTCGCCGATCCTAGTCTTGAACTTCCTCCATCTCCGCAATGCCGTCTTCGCCTTCTCCACGCTGGATGCCCGTACCTATGCGAACCACGTCTCCCACGAGCTGGAGCCGGTGCTCATCAGCCAGGCAATCGAGTTCCTGCGGCGGAGCCATCCCTGGTTCCTCCGACCGGGCTACGATTATGCGGGTGGGGAAATCGACCTCGTCGTCGCTGGCGAGACCGGGCCTGTGCTGCTCATCCAGGCCAAGGGGACGCTACCACCGCAGGGGGCTCGCCTGACGGAGCGACTGGCCGATCGCATTCGCGAAGGCATCGGCCAAGTGGAGAAGTTCCGCGCACTGGAGGTAACCGAGCAGGAAGCTATCGCGAGTGCCGCCGTCGGGCGGCCTGTTGCGGTGGCTGACATCCGGCACGGCATCCTCGCTCGGTCGTGCTTCGGTGCACCCGAGATCTTCGATCCCGCGCTAGGGATCGCGCGGATCACGCTGCCGCTCCTGTCGCTTGCGCTCGGCGAGATGCGTGCCCGAGGGGAGCTGGCGGACATAGATGCGCTCCTCCTTCACCTGGAAGGGATCGAGCTGCGCTATTTCGTGGAAGCCGACCCGCGGTGGGAAGAAGGAGCGTTCTCGCTGGCGGGCCGGCACCTGCACGTGCCGTTGTTCAAGTACGATCAGGACATGGTAGACATGGTTCGCGCACAATCGTGGGAATGCTCGTTTATTGAGGAGCCGAACGGCGGGCCCGATTGATCGGCGAGCTTGATCCATTTCGGCCTGGCGCATGCATGTGCGCCATGCAGGAACGATAAATCAAATTTCAAGAGATCGACCGCCACTGAGACGTCGTTCGCGACTTCGTTGGTGCGGATGTGGCGGCGCTCCCTTTTAAGAGACGGTTCGCTCGGAACAGGCGATGGCAGCTTCCGTCGATACCTGACGTTGGTTAGCGCGGTCCTAAGCGACTATCTTGATCGGTAACGGCACGTGCAACCTGCGATTTTCTGGCCATCCCAGACGATGCCCTAAGAAGCTAGCTTCCTCGACAACCAGCCATTGTGACTCAATTGGACACCGGTCGCGTTGAAAAATAATTGTCGCATTCGGTCTCTATCGGCCGCCTGAAAAATTTAAAAAGAGTGACAATATCTTGACCGCCATCAGGTTCTGACGGACATCGGATCGAGCTATTTTTTCAATCAAAGATCGGTATAGCCTGCATGGATGCCCCAGCGGACGTCACCGCCGTTCCCGTCATCTACAAGATTCTGGGTATGAGCAATGACGATCAATTAGCGCCTTTGGTCGACACGCTTACGCAGACGCCTCTCAGCATACTTAAGATCTGCCGGGCCTATGAACGGCACGCCCCGAATCACAGTCGGTATACCGATCAGATCGGCGATGAGATTTACCGCCTTGGCCAGAAGGCACTGAATATCACGGATGGTAGCCGCCCTTCGTATCAACGCATGATCGACGCGTTATGCAAACAGCTGGGGTCGCCTGCCCAGGAGGACGAGCTGGCCGACGACGAGACAGCTCTACTCAATGTCTTTACGTCGCAACGTCTCTCGTCGATCCCGACCGACAAGCAGCAAGCAGCCGTGAACGAGGCTCGTCAAGCAGCTGCCGAGGGTGCCCGCAGTTTTTTGAGCGCCGCAGAATGGCCTCCTCTGGCCGCCTGCCTTTTGCAAATCGCTTTCCTACGCGGGACGCATACTGAAGTTGCGCGCGCGAGTAAGGGAACCAAGGCGGTAAACTCGACACCAGCGCCTATCAGTAACGCTGAGGCTTTGGTCATCAGTAATGATAGTGGAACACCTGTCCTAACGCTTGCCCAGATCAGTCCACCGGATTCGGAAGCTGGATGGCGTAAGGTCAGCAAGGATGACACCGGCATTAGCCGGTTAAATCCCCTTTTGCAGGTGGTACCTGGCATGGCGATGGCCGTAGAGGTTGGGACCAGCAATTACATGAATGTGATTGTCCCGGCTGGAACCAAATTGGTGGAGAGCGTCAAGCACGGGGGCCTTATCGGCACACTCCGCAAAATCGGCACGAACGAACTCGCCGGAGCCACCAAACTCGATGTCGGGAAGCTTTCGGCCCTGGCCACTTCCGGCGCGGCTCTCAATATCGCATCTGCTGTGTTGGCGCAAAAACATCTCGCCGACATCAGCGAGAAGCTCTCGGACATCAAGGAAGCCATCGAGGATGTCGCTACGTTTCAAAAAAACGAGCGTCGATCGGTCCTGACAGGATCGATCCGCTACTTTGAACAGATTGCTGGGTCAGTGCTGTCCGGAGAGCTCTCGGATGAGGTGGTTCACGTCATTGAAATGCACGAGACCAAGCTGCTGGAGGTGCAGGACCATCTTGCCATCGACATCCGCAGCCAAACCGAAGCCCTGAAGATCCTGAAAGATGAGGAGTGGGTCCGACAGGGTAAGTATATAAAGGCGTTGGATGAGCAGCAGTCAGCGCTGGACAAACTCTATCGCGAAATGCTGCTATGCTTACGCGCGCGCGCTTGTGGCTGGCAGCTCTTCTCTGCCTTCCCCGGCCGAGAACAGCGTAAATGGGATCGGCTTCAGGATATCAGAGCCTCTGTACTAGCCTTGCTGCCGCAGGGTGAGGCAGCCGTTGCGCTGGACCAAATCCTCCGCGAGAAAATCAAAGCCGTCACCAGTGCTACTGAACGCTCCAAAATTTTGCGCAACGAAAACGCTGTGTTGGACCGCATCTCCGCTCAAAGCGCGATTGTGTTCGATGGCCTCCAAACAATCGGCACGGATATCTCCACTCACGACGCCCCCCTCTCGATAGATTTGAAAATTGAAGATGGGGTCATCGTAGCAACGCGTATGCGTTGAGCTGCAAGCAACTCCTCCAATTTTCTGGAGCTGAACAAGGCATCATGAGGAGCCCGGCTGCCAGTTCTCGGAAGGAAGAACGGTAGGTGTTGGCAAGAGCCGACATTTCCAGCACTGCAACGGAACGGCCTAAGCTGGTCGCGAGCTGCCAGCAAATTCACGCCAAATCTGAACTTGAGTGACTCGAACAGCCGCCGAAATGCCTCGAAAATGACTGGGGGTATGTTAGGGGGTATCAGACCATTTGACTTTTCAAAGTTACCTCAATACAGGGATTTTCCGGTGCTATTCGATGACTGTAAGCGCACCATTACCTCCTCCGTCAGTATCCACATCGGGTTGAAAAACGACGGAAATCTGCTAAAAATTCGCGCTTTCTGGCTAGGTGCGTTTGTCGCCGTCCATGCCTGTCCGTTCCGTTCCCCATTGGGGGTATCGGAAAGGGGTATGAGGCCAAAGCGTGACACGCGATACCACCAGGAAGCGGACGAGGCAGATGGGATGGTCGGCAGATGGCGCTTTCAGACACGAGAATCAGGGGCTAAAGCCTCAGGACAAGCCATACAAGGTCGCTGACGAGCGCGGCCTTTTCCTCCTGATCAGCCCGAATGGCAGCCGACTATAGAAATTGAAATTTTGGATCGACGGACCCGATGCCCAAGGACGGTCCAAGAAGGTCGAAAAGCTATTCTCTCGTGGCGCTTATCCGGATGTTTCTTTAAAGAGAGCCCGTATACTGCGAGCCGAAGCGCGGGAGGTGCATGCTGCTGGCTTGGACCCCGCTCTATGATGGTATTGTCATTACATCCAAGAATATAAGCGTCTAGCTATCCAGCGATGCGCGTGCTGCGCGTCCCGCGCGGGCGGGGGATAAAACTACGTCGAATTGTCCGGTCTAACGACTGGTAGGCGGGCGTGACGGGCGAAAATCTTGATCGATCTTGCGCATCCTGCGGTTGCGACGCTTATTTTCTTGCTGAATATCATCAGCAAAAGTTACTTTAGCCTTCAATTTTACATCTCGACAAGAATGGAGTGGCACGCCATGTCGCGATAATAGATTGAAATTTGACGCTACATCGGCGTTACATGCGGGGGGGTTTTAATGATTGGCGGGACTATGATATCGGCGCGTCGCTGGACCCTGGCGCTTGGCACCAGCGTCGCCGCCCTGGCAACCGCTTCCGCCTCTCCCGTATGGGCGCAATGCGCGCCGTCTCCGGCCGTAGCGGACAGTATCACGACTTGCAGCGGCACTGAAACCAATGGACTGGTTGTGGCCGTCGACAAGGCCCAGATTGTGGTCGATGCTGGCGCCGTGGTTTCCGGACCAGGACGTGGTAGCATCATGGTGCTGCCGCCGGTCGAAGCGGACAGTTACGCGACTGCCACATCCACGATCATCGTTCGTGGGACAGTATCTGGTGCCAATGCCGGCATTGTCGTCGCTTCCAGCCAGCCGGATTCTTACGATTACTCTTATGGCGTTCGGACGCAGAGTGCGATTGTCGTCGAACAGGGTGGCGCGATACAAGGCGATGTGGGCGTCGAAGTAAATCCGAACGGCGGAAACTATAGCGGTTGGGCGTGGGTTACGATCGACAATAGCGGGACAATAAGCGGGACCAGCGGTATCGCTCTGCGCGGCAATTCGTCAGCAAGCGGTCGCTTCGATTGGATCCGAAACGAGGCGACCGGCGTTATTGGTGCTATTTTAGGTCAGGTTGGTTCGCTCGACAATGAAGGGCTGATTGACGGCGGTGCGAATAGTGCGATCAGCGATTTGCCTGATTATTATTCTTATTATGGCCAAGGCACAATTGCAAACGGCGGCACCATTCGTTCAAGCGGAACTGCGGCTACTATTTTCCAGTATCGAAGCTTCAATCCAGGCAATTATGTCGAAAATGCCGGTACGATCGAAAATCTGGGTACGGGTGCAGCAATCGCCGGCAATACGATCTTCTACCTCGACAATGGTGCGACGGGGGTCATTCGCAGCGCGTCGGGCGCAGCTGTAACCGCTCCCGACTATCTGTCGATCACCAACGCTGGCCGCATCGAAAGCGCAGGGAATGCGATCGAAACCGGTGGCCGGATCATATTGACCAATAGCGGCACTATCACGGGCAATGTCGTCTCCACCACCGGAAATCCTTATAGCGGCAGCGTCATCGACAATCGCGCGGGAACGATTGAGGGCGATGTGCTGCTCGGTGATGGCGATGATGTGTTCATCGCTGATAGTTCCGGTATCGGCGCCATTGCCGGTCGACTGGACGCTGGCGGTGGTGTGGATACACTGCGGTATCTTTTTGAGGAAGATACGACCCTCAATGCAGGAATCGCATTACCCGCAAGTTTCGAGCAGATCGCCATGTGGGTCGGAAAGAATTCGACGTTGACCCTGGGTTCGGATTTCCTCTCGACCAGCACCATCGCAGTGGGTGGAGGAGACCCTTATTTTTACAATCCGGAAAACCGCTTCACCAATCAGGGCTTGATCGACACTGACGGACAGGCATTGGTCAGCGACTATAGTTCGACCGGCGGACTGACAGTTCGTAATGAAGGCAACATCCGAGCCAGCCTGAAGAATCCCGAACAGTTCGCGGTGGATTTGGGTAACGAATCCTATTTCAGCAATGCGGGAACGATCACTGCGGCCGGTGGCAACGCCGTCCGCTTCACTAGAGGCTATGAGCTTGCGAACAGCGGTTCCATTATTGCCGACGGGACGGCTGTCAGCACAACGATAGCCCTCGCCAATAGCGGGACGATCCAGTCTACCAGTGGAATGGGCGCGGACCTGAGCAACGCCTATCAAGGCCGCTCCTCCAATAGCGGTCTGATCGAAGGACGCACCATTGGCGCTCGCCTCCATTATTCCACCCTGGTCAACAGCGGGACGATCAGGTCGGACGGAGCGGCGCTGGAATTCGGCTATAGCGGCATTCTCTACAACGAAGCTGGTGGCGTCGTACGTGGCGGCACGGCGGCTGTTCGTCAGTCTTCGCTTTATTCCGGTTCAGGCGGTTCGTTGATTTCCAACGCGGGCCTGATCCAAGGAGATGTCGATTTCGGCAACGGCTATGCCGACGCGACGTCCAGCAATGTCTTCATCGCGCGTGCGGGCGGCGTATTGGACGGCAACCTGAACCTGGGCGGCGGTAATGACACGCTTGTGACCAGTTTCGTGAACGATGGCCCTGGCCAGTTTTCTGGAATCACCGGTGTGGTCACCGGCAACGGCAGCGAAAATCTTCGTTATATCATTGACGGATCGGTCGCGACGAATGTCGGTAAGGTAGGCATATTCTCGCGCATTGGCTATGATCTGACTACCGGCAGCGCGCTGACGCTGACTGGATCGACCATAGCGGCCGACACGCTGATCTTTGCCGGTCAGGGCAGCGTCGATCTGACGGCAGATATGACCGGCAGCCTTTCTGATCCGCTGATCCGCATGAATGTCGCGTCCTACCTTACCGATGCAGAGGGGCAAACAATTGCCAACGCGGTCACGCTGGTCAGTCACGGCACCTTGTCCAAGACGATAGCCGACCCCTATGCTTTTGGCGCACCACTGATCGCCGTCGGTGCAGGTAACAGCTTTGAAAATGCCGGAACGCTGCGTACAACGGGCGGCCAATATTACCGGCTGACGACCCTGGCTGGTGGCGGCACCGTGATCAACAGCGGCCTTATCGAAGTCAGTCGGGCCGATGTCTTCAATGGTAGTTTCTATTGGCCCTATGATAACAGCAAGCTGTTCAATAGCGGCGTCATCCGGGAGGCCGCCGATAGTGATGGCACGGCGCGAGGTATCGTCAATGCCAATGTGCTGGTCAACAATGGTACGATCGATATGGGTGGAACGGCTGTTGTATATGATTATCTCGTCTATGGAGCTAATCTGACGAACAACGGCCTGATCCGTAGCGTCAACGGAGCAGCGATCACCGGTTCCTATTATACGGTGTCTATCCGCAACGAGGCCGATGGCGTTATTCAAGGTGGTGGTATCGGCGCAGCTATTGCTCTGGGCAATGGCCAAATCAGCAATGCCGGCACCATCAAAGGTGATGTCCAGTTCGGCGTCGATTATTATAGCGGCTCCGGTCTTTACATTGCCGATGGCGGTACGATCGAAGGCGATCTGCGTTTTGGCGGCGCAAATGACATTTTCCTGCAAGTGGGCGACGATCTTGGCGTGACCGGGACGATCGATGGCGGTGATGGTCAGGACATGTTCGGTCGCATCTTTACGCGGGACGCCACCGTCATGCTGGGCGGTCGTCCGGACATCGGGTTCGAGCGCGATTATCTGCTGGCACAGGCAGGGGCCACCGTATCGATCGATGCGTCGGCGACGTCGAGCGATACGCTGTTCGTCGGCGGCGAAGGCACGATCGTCAACTTAGCAACGCTCGACGGGACCTTGTCGACGGACATTCGCTATTATTCTTCCACTGAAGCTTTTGCCGCCTATCTCCCCAGAAAATTGGCATCCTTCGTCAATCGCGGCACACTGAACGGTGGTTTTGCTAGCGCGACGACCTCTTTTGACAATCAGGGGAGCATCAGTGTCGGCAATGCCAATAGCATCGCAGCGGTTGTTCAAGCTGGTTATCGGGGCGATCTCAACTTCGCCAATAGCGGCACGATCATCGGCTCCGCCTTTGGTGCGGTCAATCTATATGGCGATGGTATCTCCGCTATCAGCCTGCGTAATGATGGGCTGATTGATGGAGGCGTGGCTGTGAATGCCGCTTTTGCCGATGACGTGGTAGGTCGCATAGACATAGACAATAGCGGCGTTTTGAATGGTCCGATGTCGATCATTACGCGCTTTGCTGGCGAAAGTGGCGGTAATGTTTCCCTCAAAAACAGGGGAACGATCCGCACTAATAATGGCGGCGCCATCGCAATCAGCAATGATTACTCTGCTGGGGATAGTAGCTGGGATTATCGGCTGGATAATAGCGGACTGATCGAAACCAATGGCTTGGGAAGCGCTGCAGTCAACCTGTCGCTGAACTATTATAACACAACCGATACTGCCCGCATCACCAACAGCGGTACGATTCGCGCTAATGGTGACGGACTTACTGAAACCTATTCCTATTGGGGATATGGCGATTTCATCTATACGACGCCGTCGGCCGCCATCGCCCTCTCCGGCAATAACGCCACGACGCTAACCCTGTCCAACACAGCTGGCGGCACGATCGAGGCGACGGGCGACCTGTCCACCGCAATCCTTTTGACCAATGCCGCCTTGACACTCGACAATGCCGGCACAATCCGGGGTGGCGCCGGCACGGTCCTGGGCGATAGCGACCAACTCGCCCTGTGGCGCGGCAATCCCTATCTGGCCGGGGCGATCCAGGCGGTTGGCTTTGCGGCGGACAGCGTTACCAACAGCGGCACGATCATCGGATCGATCGACCTGGGCTTTGGCGACGATGTGATCGTCAATCGCGGCACGATCATCGGCGATGTCTATCTGCGCGACGGCGACGACAGTTTTACCCAGTTGGCGAGTGCGATCCTCCAAGGCACGGTTGATGGCGGAGCAGGCACCGACAGCTTCATTGTCGATGCGACGGGCGGCGGCGCGGTGAATGGCGACCAGTTCGTCAATTTCGAGCGTTTCGTCCAGATCGGCGAGGGCAATGTCAGCTATTCGGGCGACTTCAGCTTTGATACGATCGGCTTGGATGGCGGCACCGTCACGGTTGCAGCGGGCGAGACGCTGAGCAGCGCCAGCGCCACCACCATTACCGGCGGCGCAGGCAATGACAGCGTGAAGAACGCTGGCACGATCGTCGGGGGGATTGCACTGGCCGGTGGCGATGACAGCATCGTCAACGGCGGCAGCATCGGTGGCCTTGTCGCCATGGGCGCGGGCAACGACAGCTTTACCGAGCAGGCGGGCAGCAGCGTGGCCGGGCTGATCGATGGCGGCACCGGGACCGATCTCTATCGCGTGATCCTGGCCGATGATCGCAGCGGCATCGGTGCCCAGACCGGCTTTGAACAACTGTCGGTGGAAGGCCAGGGAACACTAACCCTGGCGCTGGATCAGGGCTATGACCTGATCAGCCTTGTTGGCACCAACCTGACCCTCGCCACGAACGGCCAGTTTGTCGGCCAGATCTTGGGCAGCGATGCGCAAGCGCAATTACGCCTGACCGGCGACGCGAGCAGCGTGCAACTGGGTCGCGGCAATGACGCGATGATCTTCGACCTGACGCGTGCGGCGGGCCGCTATGATGGCGGCGCGGGCAATGACGGCCTGACCTTCGCCGCGCAGGGTCCGGTCACGCTGTCCGGTGCCGTAACTGGTTTTGAAAGCGTGTCACTGGCTGGCGGCGCCCTCATCGTGACGGGTCAGCTTGGCAGCGCCAACGGCGCGCTGCGTTTTGGCGATGTCGGCGAACGGCTTGAAATCGCTGCAGGCGGTCGCTTGCTCGGCCAGATCGACATGGCTGGCGGCGATGATATCGTAACCCTCGCCGATGGCGCGGTTTGGCAAGGGATTTTGTCAGGCGGGGCTGGCAATGACGGCCTGATCCTGGGGATGGCCAACGCCCGCACGCTCGACGCCAACAGCCTGCTCGGTTTCGAGGCGATCACGGCGCGCGGCGCGGCGATGCTGACGCTGGCCAACGGCTTCACCTTGCAAAGCCTGAATGTGGAGGGCGACCTGACGCTTGCGAGCGGCGCCTCACTGACCACGGACAGCCTGACCTTCGGTAGCGCCGACAACCGCTTCGTCATCAACGGCGTGTTTGCGGGATCGATCGATGGCGGCGCGGGCAGCAACCGTATCCTGCTCAATGCCGGCAGCGCGGCTACACCGGTCCGCTTTGCAGCGGTCGGCAATATCACCGGGCTGGACATGAGTGGTGGCTATGCGACCGTTTCGGGTAACGCCGATTTCGGAGTGATCGACCTGACCAGCGGACGTCTAGTGGGGCTTGCTGGCTCCACCATCCGCGCGGGCAGCATTTCGGTGCGCCAGGGGGCGACGTTCGGGTCCGCTGGCCATGTGATCGGCAATGTCAATGTCGCAGGGACGCTTAGCCCCGGCGCATCGCCTGGCACGATG from Sphingobium sp. HWE2-09 includes:
- a CDS encoding integrase arm-type DNA-binding domain-containing protein, translated to MKFWIDGPDAQGRSKKVEKLFSRGAYPDVSLKRARILRAEAREVHAAGLDPAL
- a CDS encoding autotransporter outer membrane beta-barrel domain-containing protein, producing the protein MAVDKAQIVVDAGAVVSGPGRGSIMVLPPVEADSYATATSTIIVRGTVSGANAGIVVASSQPDSYDYSYGVRTQSAIVVEQGGAIQGDVGVEVNPNGGNYSGWAWVTIDNSGTISGTSGIALRGNSSASGRFDWIRNEATGVIGAILGQVGSLDNEGLIDGGANSAISDLPDYYSYYGQGTIANGGTIRSSGTAATIFQYRSFNPGNYVENAGTIENLGTGAAIAGNTIFYLDNGATGVIRSASGAAVTAPDYLSITNAGRIESAGNAIETGGRIILTNSGTITGNVVSTTGNPYSGSVIDNRAGTIEGDVLLGDGDDVFIADSSGIGAIAGRLDAGGGVDTLRYLFEEDTTLNAGIALPASFEQIAMWVGKNSTLTLGSDFLSTSTIAVGGGDPYFYNPENRFTNQGLIDTDGQALVSDYSSTGGLTVRNEGNIRASLKNPEQFAVDLGNESYFSNAGTITAAGGNAVRFTRGYELANSGSIIADGTAVSTTIALANSGTIQSTSGMGADLSNAYQGRSSNSGLIEGRTIGARLHYSTLVNSGTIRSDGAALEFGYSGILYNEAGGVVRGGTAAVRQSSLYSGSGGSLISNAGLIQGDVDFGNGYADATSSNVFIARAGGVLDGNLNLGGGNDTLVTSFVNDGPGQFSGITGVVTGNGSENLRYIIDGSVATNVGKVGIFSRIGYDLTTGSALTLTGSTIAADTLIFAGQGSVDLTADMTGSLSDPLIRMNVASYLTDAEGQTIANAVTLVSHGTLSKTIADPYAFGAPLIAVGAGNSFENAGTLRTTGGQYYRLTTLAGGGTVINSGLIEVSRADVFNGSFYWPYDNSKLFNSGVIREAADSDGTARGIVNANVLVNNGTIDMGGTAVVYDYLVYGANLTNNGLIRSVNGAAITGSYYTVSIRNEADGVIQGGGIGAAIALGNGQISNAGTIKGDVQFGVDYYSGSGLYIADGGTIEGDLRFGGANDIFLQVGDDLGVTGTIDGGDGQDMFGRIFTRDATVMLGGRPDIGFERDYLLAQAGATVSIDASATSSDTLFVGGEGTIVNLATLDGTLSTDIRYYSSTEAFAAYLPRKLASFVNRGTLNGGFASATTSFDNQGSISVGNANSIAAVVQAGYRGDLNFANSGTIIGSAFGAVNLYGDGISAISLRNDGLIDGGVAVNAAFADDVVGRIDIDNSGVLNGPMSIITRFAGESGGNVSLKNRGTIRTNNGGAIAISNDYSAGDSSWDYRLDNSGLIETNGLGSAAVNLSLNYYNTTDTARITNSGTIRANGDGLTETYSYWGYGDFIYTTPSAAIALSGNNATTLTLSNTAGGTIEATGDLSTAILLTNAALTLDNAGTIRGGAGTVLGDSDQLALWRGNPYLAGAIQAVGFAADSVTNSGTIIGSIDLGFGDDVIVNRGTIIGDVYLRDGDDSFTQLASAILQGTVDGGAGTDSFIVDATGGGAVNGDQFVNFERFVQIGEGNVSYSGDFSFDTIGLDGGTVTVAAGETLSSASATTITGGAGNDSVKNAGTIVGGIALAGGDDSIVNGGSIGGLVAMGAGNDSFTEQAGSSVAGLIDGGTGTDLYRVILADDRSGIGAQTGFEQLSVEGQGTLTLALDQGYDLISLVGTNLTLATNGQFVGQILGSDAQAQLRLTGDASSVQLGRGNDAMIFDLTRAAGRYDGGAGNDGLTFAAQGPVTLSGAVTGFESVSLAGGALIVTGQLGSANGALRFGDVGERLEIAAGGRLLGQIDMAGGDDIVTLADGAVWQGILSGGAGNDGLILGMANARTLDANSLLGFEAITARGAAMLTLANGFTLQSLNVEGDLTLASGASLTTDSLTFGSADNRFVINGVFAGSIDGGAGSNRILLNAGSAATPVRFAAVGNITGLDMSGGYATVSGNADFGVIDLTSGRLVGLAGSTIRAGSISVRQGATFGSAGHVIGNVNVAGTLSPGASPGTMTVTGNVALAGGSTTLMEISPTLSDQLLISGTLTIAQGAGLVLTADQQVKPGTTLDLIIANGGISGSYTSIVKPDSLFGFVIQDDKRIRLLGQFLHNGTFTPQVGRAIDYTNGVIGAGTASDGLIDALPILASASGASNSAAFARLTAEPYASATQTGVENGLTIANATRSIARLSGDDAPRAFSIGQYLGGLGRIAADDQAGLSASRSRSYGLLGGLGIGTDRWSIAGFGGYLDSRQTLRQLGSQTDADGWFAGVAGSYALGALRFDATLAYHHLDADTDRLTPDGGKAHGRFRLKNWVGDLSLSYEAVLGSDWAAQPDIGLTYVATTRTGVREDNGSVWALDVAKDKHDALFADGGIAFSRSRASDAPFRPFVRLGVQYQLKGRHVEALAGLSGANQGLLSLGARRGGLVGSVSGGAEMRVSSVLSLFANAAQTYSEDDRRASANIGMKFAF